The following nucleotide sequence is from Pseudonocardia abyssalis.
CAGTCGGTGCCGCTGCTCCGTTCCGACTCGCCGCTCGTCGGCACCGGCATGGAGCTGCGCGCCGCGGTCGACGCGGGCGACGTGGTCGTGGCCGAGAAGGCCGGCGTCGTCGAGGAGCTGTGCGCCGACTTCATCACGGTGATGGCCGACGACGGCACCCGCCGCACGTACCGGCTGCACAAGTTCCGCCGGAGCAACCAGGGCACCTGCACCAACCAGAAGCCGATCGTCCTCGAGGGCGCGCGGGTCGAGGTCGGACAGGTACTGGCCGACGGGCCGTGCACCGAGAACGGCGAGATGGCCCTGGGCAAGAACCTGCTCGTGGCGATCATGCCGTGGGAGGGCCACAACTACGAGGACGCGATCATCCTCTCGCAGCGCCTGGTGCAGGACGACGTGCTCACGTCGATCCACATCGAGGAGCACGAGATCGACGCCCGCGACACCAAGCTGGGCGCCGAGGAGATCACCCGGGACATCCCGAACGTCTCCGAGGAGGTCCTCGCCGACCTCGACGAGCGCGGCATCATCCGCATCGGCGCCGAGGTCCAGCCGGGCGACATCCTGGTCGGCAAGGTCACGCCCAAGGGCGAGACCGAGCTGACGCCGGAGGAGCGCCTGCTCCGCGCGATCTTCGGTGAGAAGGCGCGCGAGGTCCGCGACACCTCGCTCAAGGTGCCCCACGGCGAGACCGGCAAGGTCATCGGCATCCGGGTCTTCTCCCGCGACGACGAGGACGAGCTGGCGCCCGGCGTCAACGAGCTGGTCCGCGTCTACGTGGCCCAGAAGCGCAAGATCCAGGACGGCGACAAGCTCGCCGGCCGGCACGGCAACAAGGGCGTCATCGGCAAGATCCTCCCCGCCGAGGACATGCCCTTCCTGCCCGACGGCACGCCGATCGACATCATCCTGAACACGCACGGTGTGCCGCGACGGATGAACATCGGCCAGGTGCTGGAGACCCACCTCGGGTGGATCGCCAAGACCGGCTGGGACATCGACGGCGGCGAGAACGAGAACGGCCTCGACTGGGCCAAGCAGATCCCGGAGAGCCTGCACACCGCTCCCGCCGGCACCAAGACCGCCACCCCGGTGTTCGACGGTGCCAAGGAGCACGAGATCACCGGTCTGCTCGGGTGCACACTGCCCAACCGCGACGGTGAGCGGATGGTCAAGTCCGACGGCAAGGCCGTGCTGATGGACGGTCGTTCCGGGGAGCCCTTCCCGTTCCCGGTCGCGGTCGGCTACATGTACATCCTGAAGCTGCTGCACCTGGTGGACGACAAGATCCACGCCCGCTCCACCGGCCCGTACTCGATGATCACGCAGCAGCCGCTGGGTGGTAAGGCGCAGTTCGGTGGCCAGCGCTTCGGTGAGATGGAGTGCTGGGCGATGCAGGCCTACGGCGCGGCCTACACGCTGCAGGAGCTGCTCACGATCAAGTCCGACGACGTCGCGGGCCGCGTGAAGGTCTACGAGGCGATCGTCAAGGGCGAGAACATTCCGGAGCCCGGCATCCCGGAGTCGTTCAAGGTGCTCCTCAAGGAGCTCCAGTCGCTCTGCCTGAACGTCGAGGTGCTCTCCAGCGACGGCCAGGCGATCGAGATGCGCGACACCGACGACGAGGACCTCGAGCGGGCCGCGGCGAACCTGGGCATCAACCTGTCCAGCCGCCCCGGTTCCGAGTCGATGACCGTCGACGACGTCGTCAACTGACCGCCTGTCCGAGCCAGATATACAGAAGGAACTGAGGCGAATAGTGCTCGACGTCAACTTCTTCGACGAACTGCGCATCGGTCTGGCCACCGCGGAGCACATCCGTGAGTGGTCCCACGGCGAGGTCAAGAAGCCCGAGACGATCAACTACCGCACGCTCAAGCCCGAGAAGGACGGACTCTTCTGCGAGAAGATCTTCGGCCCGACCCGGGACTGGGAGTGCTACTGCGGCAAGTACAAGCGCGTCCGGTTCAAGGGCATCATCTGCGAGCGCTGCGGCGTGGAGGTCACGCGCGCCAAGGTGCGTCGTGAGCGGATGGGCCACATCGAGCTGGCCGCCCCGGTCACGCACATCTGGTACTTCAAGGGTGTGCCGAGCCGGCTGGGCTACCTGCTCGACCTGGCGCCCAAGGATCTCGAGAAGATCATCTACTTCGCGGCCTACGTGATCACGTCGGTCAACAAGGAGCTGCGCCACAACGACCTGTCCACGCTCGAGACCGAGATGAGCGTGGAGCGCAAGCGGGTCGAGAACCGGCGCGACACCGACCTCGAGGATCGGGCCCAGAAGCTCGAGGCCGACCTGGCCGAGCTCGAGGCCGAGGGCGCGAAGGGCGACGTCCGGCGCAAGGTCAAGGACGGTGGCGAGCGCGAGATGCGCCAGCTCCGTGACCGCGCGCAGCGCGAGCTCGACCGGCTCGACGAGATCTGGACCGCGTTCACCAAGCTCGACGTGCAGCAGCTCATCGCCGACGAGTCGATCTACCGGGAGCTCTACGACCGGTACGGCGACTACTTCACCGGCGCCATGGGCGCCGAGGCGATCCAGACGCTGCTGCAGAACTTCGACATCCCGGCCGAGGCCGAGAACCTGCGGGAGACCATCCGCAGCGGCAAGGGGCAGAAGAAGCTCCGCGCCCTCAAGCGCCTCAAGGTCGTCGCGGCGTTCCAGACCACCGGCAACTCGCCGATGGGCATGGTGCTCGACTGCGTCCCGGTCATCCCGCCGGACCTGCGCCCGATGGTGCAGCTCGACGGTGGCCGCTTCGCCACGTCCGACCTCAACGACCTGTACCGCCGGGTCATCAACCGCAACAACCGCCTCAAGCGACTGATCGACCTCGGCGCGCCCGAGATCATCGTCAACAACGAGAAGCGGATGCTACAGGAGGCCGTCGACGCGCTGTTCGACAACGGCCGCCGCGGCCGGCCGGTGACGGGCCCGGGCAACCGGCCGCTCAAGTCGCTGTCCGACCTGCTCAAGGGCAAGCAGGGCCGGTTCCGCCAGAACCTGCTCGGCAAGCGCGTCGACTACTCGGGCCGTTCGGTCATCGTCGTCGGCCCGCAGCTCAAGCTGCACCAGTGCGGTCTGCCCAAGCAGATGGCGCTGGAGCTGTTCAAGCCGTTCGTCATGAAGCGGCTGGTCGACCTCAACCACGCGCAGAACATCAAGTCCGCGAAGCGCATGGTCGAGCGGGGTCGCTCGCAGGTGTGGGACGTGCTCGAAGAGGTCATCTCCGAGCACCCGGTGCTGCTCAACCGCGCACCGACCCTGCACCGCCTGGGCATCCAGGCCTTCGAGCCGCAGCTGGTCGAGGGCAAGGCCATCCAGCTCCACCCGCTGGTCTGCGAGGCGTTCAACGCCGACTTCGACGGTGACCAGATGGCGGTGCACCTGCCGCTGTCGGCCGAGGCGCAGTCCGAGGCGCGCGTCCTGATGCTCTCGTCGAACAACATCCTGTCGCCGGCGTCGGGCCGTCCGCTCGCCATGCCGCGCCTGGACATGGTCACGGGCATCTACCACCTGAGCCGGCTGCGCGAGGGCGCACACGGCGAGGGCGGGATCTACTCCTCGGTCGCCGAGGCGATCATGGCGTACGACCGCAAGGTGCTCCACCTGCAGGCACCGATGAAGATCCGCCTGCACGGGGTCACCCCGCCCGCCACGATCGTCGAGTCCATCGGCTGGTCCGAGGGCGACCCGTGGCTGGCCGACACCACGCTGGGTCGGGTGCTGTTCAACGAGCTGCTCCCGTCCGACTACCCGTACGTCAACGAGATCCTGCCGAAGAAGCGCCAGGCCATGATCGTCAACGATCTGGCCGAGCGGTACTCGATGACCGAGGTCGCGCAGTGCCTCGACCGCCTCAAGGACGCCGGCTTCTACTGGGCCACGCGCTCCGGGGTCACGATGGCCGTCTCCGACGTCATCGTGCCGCCGAACAAGCAGGAGATCCTCGACGGCTACGAGGTCAAGGCCGAGCAGGTCAACAAGCGCTACCTGCGTGGGGCCCTGTCCCACCAGGAGCGCAACGACGAGATGGTCAAGATCTGGACCCAGGCGTCCGAAGAGGTCGCCCGGGCCATGGAGGCCAACTTCCCCGAGGACAACCCGATCCCGACGATCGTCAAGTCGGGCGCGGCGGGCAACATGACCCAGGTCCGGCAGCTCGCCGGTATGCGTGGTCTGGTGGCCAACCCCAAGGGCGAGTACATCCCCCGTCCGATCAAGTCCAACTTCCGCGAGGGCCTGTCGGTCCTGGAGTACTTCATCTCCACGCACGGCACCCGCAAGGGCCTCGCGGACACCGCGCTGCGCACCGCCGACTCGGGTTACCTGACCCGTCGTCTGGTGGACGTGTCGCAGGACGTCATCGTCCGCGAGGTCGACTGCGGCACCGAGCGGGGCGTCTCGATGGCCGTCACGGAGGAGACCTCCGACGGCCGCGTGATCCCGCACCGCTACCTGCGCACCGCCGTCTACGCCCGCACGTCGGGCGAGGACGTCACGGGCGCCGACGGTGCGATCGTGGTCGGCCGGGGCGACGACCTCGGTGACCCGGCGCTCGAGGTGCTGGTCGCGGCCGGCATCAAGACGATCAAGGTGCGCAGCCCGCTCACCTGCATGTCGGCCACCGGCATCTGCGCCATGTGCTACGGCCGCTCGATGGCCACCGGCAAGCTGGTCGACGTCGGCGAGGCGGTCGGCATCGTCGCGGCGCAGTCGATCGGTGAGCCCGGCACCCAGCTGACGATGCGCACGTTCCACACCGGTGGTGTGGCGGGTGACGACATCACCACGGGTCTGCCGCGTGTCCAGGAGCTGTTCGAGGCCCGTGTCCCCAAGGGCAAGGCCCCGATCGCCGACGTCGACGGTCGCATCGCGATCGAGGACGGTGAGCGCTTCTGGAAGATCACCCTCACCCCGGACGACGGTGGCGAGGAGATCATCTACGAGAAGCTGTCGAAGCGGCAGTGGCTCGCGATGACGACGGTCGACGGCCAGGAGCGTCCGCTGGCCGACGGCGACCACGTGCACGTGGGCCAGCTGCTCCTCGAGGGCACGGCCGACCCGCACGAGGTGCTGCGCGTCATGGGTCCGCGTGAGGTGCAGCTGCACCTCGTGCGTGAGGTGCAGAAGGTGTACCGCACGCAGAGCGTGGACATCCACGACAAGCACATCGAGGTGATCATCCGGCAGATGCTGCGCCGGGTCACGATCATCGACTCGGGGTCCACGGAGTTCCTGCCCGGCGCACTCGCCGAGCGGGCCGACTTCGAGACCCAGAACCGGCGCGTCGTGGCCGAGGGCAACGAGCCCGCGTCCGGCCGCCCGGTCCTGATGGGGATCACGAAGGCCTCGCTGGCCACGGAGTCGTGGCTGTCCGCGGCCTCGTTCCAGGAGACCACCCGGATCCTCACCGATGCCGCGATCAACGGAAAGCGCGACAAGCTCGTCGGGCTCAAGGAGAACGTGATCATCGGCAAGCTGATCCCGGCGGGCACGGGCATCGCCCGCTACCGCGACATCCAGGTCCAGCCCACGGAGGAGGCCCGCGCGGCCGCCTACGCGCTGCCGAGCTACGACGACGGCTACTACAGCCCCGACGTGTTCGGCACGGGCACCGGTGCCGCGGTGCCGCTGGACGACTACGACTTCGGCCGCGACTACCGCTAGGTAGCCGCACCCGCCCCTCCGCGACGGTGGAGGGGCGGGTCCGAGGAGGTCCCGGACGGGGCCGGACACCGCTCTCCCGTGGCGGTCTCCGGCCCCGTTCGTCGTTGCGGGGTCCGCAGGGATCCGAGCCTGCGCGCACGTGGCCCCGCCGCGCGCACAGTCGAGCGTGCGTGCGGGGGACGGAGGTGCGCGCGGGCCGCGGCGGTGGGTGAGTCCCACCTACCGCCCGACGCGCACCCTCGTCCTCCCCGCACGTGCTCGGCGGTGCGCGCGGGAGTGCGGGGCGCGCGTCGGGTCAGGGGCGCTCGTACTCCTCCGCGTCGAACCGCGCGGTGCGCCTGCGGTACTCGCGCATCAGGCCCGGCCAGTTGTTGACGATCCGACCGGTCTCGGTGCGGTACCAGCTCTGACAGCCGGTCCAGACGCTTCGGCCCAGGCGGTCCTGCATCTCGGTGTCGAAGCGGCTCTCGACCTCCGGGCGCACCGACAGCGGGCCCGCGCCGCCCGCGATCGCGGCGATGGCCTGCCGCACGTAGGCGATCTGGCTCTCCAGCATGTGCACGATCGACCCGGAGCCGACGTTGGTGTTGGGGCCGTAGAGCAGGAACAGGTTGGGGAAGCCGGGCACCGCGATGCCGAGGTGGGCGCGGGCACCCTCGCGCCAGCGGTCGGACAGCTCGGCGCCGCCGGGGCCGAAGACCTTCATCGGGGCGAGGAAGTCGCTGGTGGCGAACCCGGTGCCGAGGACGATCACGTCGGCGGGGTGCTCGGTGCGGTCGGCGGTCCGGACGCCGGTGGGTGTCACGGCCGCGATCGCGTCGGTGACGACGTCGACGTGCGGGCGGGCCAGTGCCGGGAACCAGTCCGAGGAGATGCCGACGCGCTTGCAGCCGACGGGGTAGTCGGGCTGCAGCTTCGCGCGCAGGGCGGCGTCGGGGACCTGGCGGCGCAGCATCGCGCCGTGGGCCCAGCGGAACGGCGGCGTCAGTAGTGGGAACCGGGTGAAGCCCAGCGCGCCGGTCTCGAAGAACAGCGCCCAGAAGCCGCGGGCGGGGAGCCGCCCGGCCGGGACCAGGCGCTGCAGTGCACGGGCGAGCCGGCCGTAGGGGCGGTCCGGCTTGGGGATGAGCCAGGGCGCCGAGCGCTGGAAGACCGTCAAGGCGGCCACCCGCTCGACGATCGCGGGCACGAACTGGATCGCGCTCGCACCCGTGCCGACCACCGCGACCCGCTTCCCGGTGAGGTCGACGTCGTGGTCCCACTCCGCGGAGTGGAAGACCGGGCCGCCGAACGTCTCGAGTCCGGGGATCCGCGGGGCGGCGGGCCGGGAGAGCTGGCCGCACGCCGGCACCAGGACGTCGGCCTCGATCGAGTCGCCGTCGGAGAGGTCCAGCCGCCACGCGCCACGGCCCTCGTCCCAGTGGGCCTCGGTGACCTCGGTGCCCAGCCGCGGCTCCAGCCGGTGCTCGGCGGCCACGCGCTCCAGGTAGCGGAGGATGTCGGGCTGCGGGGCGAACCGGCGGGTCCACTCCCGCCCGGGGGCGAAGGAGAACGAGTAGAGGTGCGACGGCACGTCGCACGCGGCGCCGGGGTAGGTGTTGGCGCGCCAGACCCCACCGACGCCGTCGGCCTTGTCCAGGATCGTCACCTCCGCGGTGTCGGAGCCGCTCAGGACGGCGCCGAGGCCGATGCCCCCGAACCCGGCCCCGACCACGGCGACCCGTACCCGGGAGCCCGCGCAGTCGCCCCGCACGGCTGCGCCCAGCTCCGCGACGGCGGCGTCGGCCTCGGCGAGCAGGCCCGCGAACACCGGGTACGCGTGCCACAGTCCGGCCGCCCGCGTGTAGGTGACGGGCACACCCGCCGCCCGCGCCCGCTCGACGAGCGCGTCGGCGTCCCCTACGAGGATCTCGTCGGCCCCGGCGACGACGTGCAGCGGCGGGAAGCCCGCGAGGTCGGCGGCCAGCGGCACGAGCTCTGGGGCGTCGGCATCCCGCCGGTACTCCTCGGCGGCCGGGCCGAGGGTGGCCGCGTCGAGCATGGCGTCGCGGGAGGCGTTGGCCGAGACCCAGGGCGAGCGCAGGTCGAGGTCGAGCCACGGCGAGATCAACCCGAGGGAGCCGGGGAGCTCCTCGCCCGCGGCGCGGAGCCGCAGCACCAGGGCCATCGCGAGCCCGCCGCCCGCGGAGTCGCCGAGCACCGCGATGTGTCGTGCCGCATGCCCGGCCGCGCGCAGCGCCCGCCACGCGGCTTCCGCGTCGTCGACGGCGGCGGGGAACGGGTGCTCGGGGGCCAGCCGGTAGGCCGGTACGTGCACCGGCGCGCCGCAGGCCCGGCTCAGGTGGGCGGTCAGCGCGCGGTGGGAGGTGGGGGAGCCCGTCTTGTAGCCGCCGCCGTGGAGGTAGAACACCTGGTGCGGCCCGTCCGCACCCGGCGCCACCACCCGCTCGGTCGACACGCCGCCGAGCGTCGTGGCGGTGCGGCGGGTCCCGAGCGGCACCGGTAGGACGTACCCCGTGGCGTCGAGCAGGCGCCGGCTGACCGGCAGCGGCAGGAGCGGGGAGAGGAGCGGGGCGACGACGCCCCGGGTGAGCAGCCGGACGGCGGCACGCGGAAGGGCCATACCGGACGGTATCCATCCCGGCCCGCCGTCCGGAACGGCTCGCCGGGGCCAGGACGTGCACGAACGGGCCACGGTCGAGGTCACGGTGAGTGCGGGTCCGTCTGCGACGAGCGGGTGTCGGGAGGCGGCGAGCGGGCGAGTCTGCTTGCACCGCGCCACGACGTGCGGCACTCTGGCCGGACCGGCAGACGCTGACCAGGACCCGTTTTGACCCCCTCTCAGCGGGGCGGGTACTCTTGGTGCTTGCGCTCGACCTAGGTCGGGCCGATCTGCGCGCCCGTGGGCCGCTGATCGCAGGCTCCGGCTCGTGATCGCGTCCGCAGTGCGCAGGGCCGATGGCCACCCGGTGAGGTTCCCCGACTTCATTCGCACGGTGTTCCTCGGTGCGACACGCCCGACCTCGGGGGAGGGCGGCCGGTGCTACCGGCCTCCCCGGCACGACATCCAGTTAGAGCACAGCACCACCGACGGGAAGAAGCAGACGGTTCATGCCCACGATCCAGCAGCTGGTCCGTAAGGGCCGTCAGGACAAGGCCACCAAGACGAAGACGGCCGCGCTCAAGGGGAGTCCCCAGCGCCGCGGCGTCTGCACGCGCGTCTACACGACCACCCCGAAGAAGCCGAACTCGGCGCTCCGCAAGGTCGCTCGTGTGCGGCTCACCAGCAACATGGAGATCACGGCCTACATCCCCGGTGAGGGCCACAACCTCCAGGAGCACTCGATCGTCCTCGTCCGCGGTGGCCGCGTGAAGGACCTCCCGGGTGTTCGCTACAAGATCGTCCGTGGCTCGCTGGACACGCAGGGCGTCAAGAACCGCAAGCAGGCTCGCAGCCGTTACGGCGCGAAGAAGGAGAAGAGCTGATGCCTCGCAAGGGCCCTGCTCCGAAGCGACCGCTGGTCTCCGACCCGGTCTACAGCTCGCCGCTGGTCACCCAGCTGGTGAACAAGGTGCTCCAGGACGGCAAGCGCAGTCTCGCCGAGCGGATCGTCTACGCGGCCCTGGAGGGCACGCGCGAGAAGACCGGCGCCGACCCCGTCGTCACGCTCAAGCGCGCGCTCGACAACGTCAAGCCCGCCCTGGAGGTGCGCAGCCGTCGCGTCGGTGGCGCCACCTACCAGGTGCCCGTCGAGGTGCGTGCCGTCCGGCAGACCACGCTGGGCCTGCGCTGGCTGGTGTCCTACGCCGGTGCGCGTCGCGAGAAGACCATGGTCGAGCGGCTCATGAACGAGCTCCTCGACGCGAGCAACGGTCTGGGCGCTGCCGTGAAGCGGCGCGAGGACATGCACAAGATGGCGGAGTCCAACAAGGCCTTCGCCCATTACCGCTGGTGACGGGCCGATCGTCCGCGCCAACCTCTTGAGGGAAGCGAGATAGCTGTGGCACGCGACGTGCTGACGGACCTGGGCAAGGTCCGCAACATCGGCATCATGGCCCACATCGACGCCGGCAAGACCACGACCACCGAGCGGATCCTGTACTACACCGGTCTGAACTACAAGATCGGTGAGGTTCACGACGGTGCGGCCACGATGGACTGGATGGAGGAGGAGCAGAAGCGCGGCATCACGATCACGTCCGCCGCGATCACCTGCTTCTGGAAAGACCACCAGATCAACATCATCGACACCCCCGGGCACGTCGACTTCACCGTCGAGGTGGAGCGGTCCCTGCGGGTGCTCGACGGCGCGGTCGCGGTCTTCGACGGCAAGGAAGGTGTCGAGCCGCAGTCCGAGCAGGTCTGGCGGCAGGCCACCAAGTACGACGTCCCGCGCATCTGCTTCGTCAACAAGATGGACAAGCTCGGCGCCGACTTCTACTTCACCGTGCGGACGATCAAGGAGCGCCTCGGCGCCACGCCGCTGCCGCTGCAGCTGCCGATCGGCTCCGAGAACGATTTCATCGGCGTGGTCGACCTGGTCGAGATGCGCGCGCTCACGTGGCGCGGCGAGGTCAAGATCGGTGACGACTACACCGTCGAGGAGATCCCGGCGGATCTCGCCGAGAAGGCCGCGGAGTACCGCACGGCCCTCATCGAGGCGGTCGCCGAGACCGACGACGAGCTGATGGAGCTCTATCTCGGCGGCGAGGAGCTCTCCGTCGAGCAGATCAAGCTCGGCATCCGCAAGATCGTGACCGACCGGACCGCGTACCCGGTGCTGTGCGGTTCCGCGTACAAGAACAAGGGCGTCCAGCCCATGCTCGACGCGGTCATCGCCTACCTCCCGTCCCCGTTCGACGTGCCGCCCGTCGAGGGCACGCTGCAGGACGGCGAGACCGCCGTGACGCGCAAGCCGGACGTGAACGAGCCGTTCTCGGCCCTCGCGTTCAAGATCGCCGCGCACCCGTTCTTCGGCAAGCTCACCTACATCCGGGTCTACTCCGGCCGGCTCGCTGCGGGCTCCCAGGTCATCAACTCGACCAAGGACCGCAAGGAGCGCATCGGGAAGATGTTCCAGATGCAGGCCAACAAGGAGAACCCGGTCGACGAGGCCCAGGCCGGCCACATCTACGCGGTCATCGGGCTGAAGGACACGACCACGGGGGAGACCCTGTGCGACCCGCAGCACCCCATCGTGCTCGAGTCGATGTCGTTCCCGGACCCGGTGATCCAGGTCGCGGTCGAGCCGAAGACCAAGGCCGACCAGGAGAAGCTGGGCGTCGCGATCCAGAAGCTGGCCGAGGAGGACCCCACCTTCCAGGTCACGCAGGACGAGGAGTCCGGCCAGACCATCCTCGCCGGCATGGGTGAGCTGCACCTCGAGGTGCTGGTGAACCGCATGAAGACCGATTACAAGGTCGAGGCGAACATCGGCAAGCCCCAGGTCGCGTACCGCGAGACCATCCGCCGGGCGGTCGAGAAGTACAGCTACACGCACAAGAAGCAGACCGGCGGCTCGGGCCAGTTCGCCAAGGTGATCATCACCATCGAGCCCCTGGACACCGCCGACGGTGCGCTGTACGAGTTCGACAACAAGGTCACCGGTGGTCGCATCCCGCGGGAGTACATCCCGTCGGTCGACGCCGGCGCGCAGGACGCCATGCAGTACGGCATCCTCGCCGGCTTCCCGCTCGTCGGGGTCAAGCTGACCCTCGTCGACGGTGCGTACCACGAGGTCGACTCGTCCGAGATGGCGTTCAAGGTCGCCGGCTCGATCGCGCTCAAGGAGGCCGCACGTCAGGCCAGCCCGGCGCTGCTCGAGCCGATGATGGCCGTCGAGGTCACCACGCCCGAGGACTACATGGGTGAAGTGATCGGCGACCTCAACTCCCGCCGCGGCCAGATCCAGGCCATGGAGGAGCGGGCGGGTGCCCGCGTCGTCAAGGCGCTGGTCCCGCTGTCCGAGATGTTCGGCTACGTCGGTGACCTCCGGTCGCGGACCCAGGGCCGGGCGAACTACACCATGGTCTTCGACTCCTACGCGGAGGTCCCGACCAACGTGGCCAAGGAGATCATCGCCAAGGCCACGGGCGAGTAAGAGATCGTCCCCGGCGGGCCCTCCCTGGGCCCGCCGGACCCCGTTACACCCACAGACCCCCCGTCAGCACGGCGGATGAAGTCACTCAGTCCAGGAGGATTCCCCAGTGGCGAAGGCGAAGTTCGAGCGGACCAAGCCGCACGTCAACATCGGCACCATCGGTCACATCGACCACGGTAAGACCACGCTGACGGCGGCCATCACCAAGGTTCTGCACGACAAGTTCCCGACGCTCAACGCGGCGTCGGCGTTCGACCAGATCGACAAGGCTCCCGAGGAGCGCCAGCGCGGCATCACGATCTCGATCGCGCACGTCGAGTACCAGACCGAGAAGCGCCACTACGCGCACGTCGACTGCCCCGGGCACGCCGACTACATCAAGAACATGATCACCGGTGCGGCCCAGATGGACGGCGCCATCCTCGTGGTCGCCGCCACCGACGGCCCCATGCCGCAGACGCGCGAGCACGTGCTGCTCGCCCGCCAGGTCGGCGTGCCGTACATCGTCGTCGCGCTGAACAAGGCCGACATGGTGGACGACGAGGAGATCATGGAGCTCGTCGAGCTCGAGGTCCGTGAGCTGCTCTCGGCTCAGGAGTACCCCGGCGACGACCTCCCGATCGTCCGCGTCTCGGCGCTCAAGGCGCTCGAGGGCGACCCCGTGTGGGCCGAGAAGCTCCTCGAGCTCATGGACGCCGTCGACGAGTCGATCCCGGAGCCCGAGCGCGACGTCGACCGTCCGTTCCTGATGCCGGTCGAGGACGTCTTCACGATCTCCGGTCGTGGCACCGTCGTCACCGGTCGCATCGAGCGCGGCATCGTCAAGGTGAACGAGGAGGTGGAGGTCGTCGGCATCCGCGAGAAGTCGTTCAAGACCACCACCACCTCCATCGAGATGTTCAAGAAGTTCCTCGACGAGGGTCGCGCCGGCGACAACGCGGCGCTGCTGCTCCGCGGCATCAAGCGCGAGCAGGTCGAGCGCGGCATGGTCATCGTGAAGCCCGGCACCACCACGCCGCACACCGAGTTCGAGGGCCAGGTCTACATCCTGTCCAAGGACGAGGGCGGCCGGCACACGCCGTTCTTCAACAACTACCGTCCGCAGTTCTACTTCCGGACGACGGACGTCACCGGCGTGGTCACGCTGCCCAGTGGCACCGAGATGGTCATGCCCGGCGACAACACCACCATGGAGGTCAAGCTGATCCAGCCGATCGCCATGGAGGAGGGCCTGCAGTTCGCCATCCGCGAGGGTGGCCGGACCGTCGGCGCCGGCCAGGTCATCAAGATCAACAAGTAGTACCGCACCACCCCCGGTCAAGGGTGCCGCACTT
It contains:
- a CDS encoding DNA-directed RNA polymerase subunit beta', with the translated sequence MLDVNFFDELRIGLATAEHIREWSHGEVKKPETINYRTLKPEKDGLFCEKIFGPTRDWECYCGKYKRVRFKGIICERCGVEVTRAKVRRERMGHIELAAPVTHIWYFKGVPSRLGYLLDLAPKDLEKIIYFAAYVITSVNKELRHNDLSTLETEMSVERKRVENRRDTDLEDRAQKLEADLAELEAEGAKGDVRRKVKDGGEREMRQLRDRAQRELDRLDEIWTAFTKLDVQQLIADESIYRELYDRYGDYFTGAMGAEAIQTLLQNFDIPAEAENLRETIRSGKGQKKLRALKRLKVVAAFQTTGNSPMGMVLDCVPVIPPDLRPMVQLDGGRFATSDLNDLYRRVINRNNRLKRLIDLGAPEIIVNNEKRMLQEAVDALFDNGRRGRPVTGPGNRPLKSLSDLLKGKQGRFRQNLLGKRVDYSGRSVIVVGPQLKLHQCGLPKQMALELFKPFVMKRLVDLNHAQNIKSAKRMVERGRSQVWDVLEEVISEHPVLLNRAPTLHRLGIQAFEPQLVEGKAIQLHPLVCEAFNADFDGDQMAVHLPLSAEAQSEARVLMLSSNNILSPASGRPLAMPRLDMVTGIYHLSRLREGAHGEGGIYSSVAEAIMAYDRKVLHLQAPMKIRLHGVTPPATIVESIGWSEGDPWLADTTLGRVLFNELLPSDYPYVNEILPKKRQAMIVNDLAERYSMTEVAQCLDRLKDAGFYWATRSGVTMAVSDVIVPPNKQEILDGYEVKAEQVNKRYLRGALSHQERNDEMVKIWTQASEEVARAMEANFPEDNPIPTIVKSGAAGNMTQVRQLAGMRGLVANPKGEYIPRPIKSNFREGLSVLEYFISTHGTRKGLADTALRTADSGYLTRRLVDVSQDVIVREVDCGTERGVSMAVTEETSDGRVIPHRYLRTAVYARTSGEDVTGADGAIVVGRGDDLGDPALEVLVAAGIKTIKVRSPLTCMSATGICAMCYGRSMATGKLVDVGEAVGIVAAQSIGEPGTQLTMRTFHTGGVAGDDITTGLPRVQELFEARVPKGKAPIADVDGRIAIEDGERFWKITLTPDDGGEEIIYEKLSKRQWLAMTTVDGQERPLADGDHVHVGQLLLEGTADPHEVLRVMGPREVQLHLVREVQKVYRTQSVDIHDKHIEVIIRQMLRRVTIIDSGSTEFLPGALAERADFETQNRRVVAEGNEPASGRPVLMGITKASLATESWLSAASFQETTRILTDAAINGKRDKLVGLKENVIIGKLIPAGTGIARYRDIQVQPTEEARAAAYALPSYDDGYYSPDVFGTGTGAAVPLDDYDFGRDYR
- a CDS encoding alpha/beta hydrolase fold domain-containing protein; its protein translation is MALPRAAVRLLTRGVVAPLLSPLLPLPVSRRLLDATGYVLPVPLGTRRTATTLGGVSTERVVAPGADGPHQVFYLHGGGYKTGSPTSHRALTAHLSRACGAPVHVPAYRLAPEHPFPAAVDDAEAAWRALRAAGHAARHIAVLGDSAGGGLAMALVLRLRAAGEELPGSLGLISPWLDLDLRSPWVSANASRDAMLDAATLGPAAEEYRRDADAPELVPLAADLAGFPPLHVVAGADEILVGDADALVERARAAGVPVTYTRAAGLWHAYPVFAGLLAEADAAVAELGAAVRGDCAGSRVRVAVVGAGFGGIGLGAVLSGSDTAEVTILDKADGVGGVWRANTYPGAACDVPSHLYSFSFAPGREWTRRFAPQPDILRYLERVAAEHRLEPRLGTEVTEAHWDEGRGAWRLDLSDGDSIEADVLVPACGQLSRPAAPRIPGLETFGGPVFHSAEWDHDVDLTGKRVAVVGTGASAIQFVPAIVERVAALTVFQRSAPWLIPKPDRPYGRLARALQRLVPAGRLPARGFWALFFETGALGFTRFPLLTPPFRWAHGAMLRRQVPDAALRAKLQPDYPVGCKRVGISSDWFPALARPHVDVVTDAIAAVTPTGVRTADRTEHPADVIVLGTGFATSDFLAPMKVFGPGGAELSDRWREGARAHLGIAVPGFPNLFLLYGPNTNVGSGSIVHMLESQIAYVRQAIAAIAGGAGPLSVRPEVESRFDTEMQDRLGRSVWTGCQSWYRTETGRIVNNWPGLMREYRRRTARFDAEEYERP
- the rpsL gene encoding 30S ribosomal protein S12; this translates as MPTIQQLVRKGRQDKATKTKTAALKGSPQRRGVCTRVYTTTPKKPNSALRKVARVRLTSNMEITAYIPGEGHNLQEHSIVLVRGGRVKDLPGVRYKIVRGSLDTQGVKNRKQARSRYGAKKEKS
- the rpsG gene encoding 30S ribosomal protein S7 translates to MPRKGPAPKRPLVSDPVYSSPLVTQLVNKVLQDGKRSLAERIVYAALEGTREKTGADPVVTLKRALDNVKPALEVRSRRVGGATYQVPVEVRAVRQTTLGLRWLVSYAGARREKTMVERLMNELLDASNGLGAAVKRREDMHKMAESNKAFAHYRW